One Bifidobacterium angulatum DSM 20098 = JCM 7096 DNA window includes the following coding sequences:
- the ftsZ gene encoding cell division protein FtsZ: MSENAQTELNDKTNIKVVGVGGAGGNAVNRMIAEGLQNVEFVAINTDAKDLLRSDADVKISLSDQTSRGLGAGADPEKGAKAAQDHQSDIEEALKGADMVFVTCGEGGGTGTGASPIVARAAHQQGALTIAVVTRPFSFEGPQRAASAKFGIENLRQEVDALIVIPNDRLLELSDRSITIMDAFKTADGALLSGVQGITDLITSNSYIHVDFSDVTAILRGAGTALFGIGSARGEDRATQAAELAISSPLLEESIEGAHGALINVAGPTDIGLQEASAAVELVRKAIHPEAQIIWGLALDDAYGDEVRITVIAAGFDSNKPTAEERAAQAAQSAPATAPAAEPKAEPAPAAQSAPAAEPAQAAPQQAAPQQAAPQQSPFTFAPAPGETPQPQNPSYSADLGDDLDIPDFLR, encoded by the coding sequence GTGAGCGAGAACGCCCAGACTGAGTTGAACGACAAGACCAATATCAAGGTTGTCGGTGTCGGTGGTGCAGGTGGTAACGCCGTAAACCGCATGATCGCTGAAGGTCTGCAAAACGTTGAATTTGTGGCTATCAACACCGATGCCAAGGATCTGCTTCGCTCGGACGCCGACGTCAAGATCTCCCTGTCCGACCAGACCAGCCGTGGGCTCGGCGCAGGCGCCGACCCGGAGAAGGGCGCCAAGGCCGCACAGGACCATCAGTCCGATATCGAAGAGGCGCTGAAGGGCGCCGATATGGTGTTCGTCACCTGCGGTGAGGGCGGCGGCACCGGTACCGGCGCAAGCCCGATCGTCGCCCGTGCGGCTCACCAGCAGGGGGCCCTCACCATCGCCGTGGTCACCCGTCCGTTCTCCTTCGAAGGCCCGCAGCGTGCCGCCTCCGCCAAATTCGGCATCGAGAACCTGCGTCAGGAAGTCGACGCGCTCATCGTCATTCCGAACGATCGCCTGCTTGAACTGTCCGACCGCTCCATCACCATCATGGATGCGTTCAAGACCGCCGACGGCGCACTGCTGTCCGGCGTGCAGGGCATTACCGACCTCATTACCTCCAACTCCTACATTCACGTTGATTTCTCCGATGTCACCGCCATTCTGCGTGGCGCCGGCACCGCACTGTTCGGCATCGGTTCCGCGCGGGGCGAGGATCGCGCCACCCAGGCCGCCGAGCTGGCCATCAGCTCGCCGCTGCTGGAGGAAAGCATCGAAGGCGCCCACGGTGCACTGATCAACGTTGCCGGCCCGACCGATATCGGCCTGCAGGAGGCCTCCGCTGCCGTGGAGCTCGTGCGCAAGGCCATTCACCCCGAAGCGCAGATCATCTGGGGTCTTGCCCTCGACGACGCCTATGGCGACGAAGTGCGCATCACCGTTATCGCGGCAGGCTTCGACTCCAACAAGCCCACCGCCGAGGAACGTGCCGCACAGGCGGCGCAGTCCGCTCCCGCAACGGCACCTGCGGCTGAACCCAAGGCCGAACCTGCTCCTGCCGCGCAGTCCGCTCCCGCAGCCGAACCGGCCCAGGCGGCACCCCAGCAGGCGGCTCCGCAACAGGCCGCCCCTCAGCAGTCCCCGTTCACGTTTGCTCCAGCGCCGGGCGAAACCCCGCAGCCCCAGAATCCTTCGTATTCTGCCGACCTGGGCGACGATTTGGATATTCCGGATTTTCTTCGCTGA
- a CDS encoding cell division protein SepF: protein MAGFMKNAMSYLGMSDVADDDDFAVEEAPAPAAEGTFDSDHSVTPMPAAAPASQQSTSSRTTPFPGKMSRITTIHPKTYEDAQMVGRAIRDGIPVVLNLTGVAEPIAYRIVDFSAGVVFGVHGSMERVTPRVFLLSPAQVNIKVEEASSADSARSLFAS, encoded by the coding sequence ATGGCAGGGTTTATGAAGAACGCGATGTCCTACCTCGGCATGTCCGATGTGGCGGACGATGATGATTTCGCAGTGGAGGAGGCGCCCGCGCCGGCAGCCGAAGGCACGTTCGACTCCGACCACTCCGTGACGCCGATGCCTGCTGCTGCGCCGGCATCCCAGCAGTCGACCTCGTCCCGAACCACTCCTTTCCCCGGCAAGATGAGCCGTATCACCACCATCCATCCAAAGACCTATGAGGATGCGCAGATGGTGGGCCGCGCCATCCGCGACGGCATCCCCGTGGTGCTCAACCTGACCGGTGTAGCAGAACCGATCGCCTACCGTATCGTGGACTTCTCCGCCGGCGTGGTGTTCGGCGTGCACGGCTCCATGGAGCGTGTGACCCCGCGCGTGTTCCTGCTGAGCCCAGCCCAGGTGAACATCAAGGTCGAGGAGGCGTCTTCCGCGGATTCCGCACGAAGCCTGTTCGCCAGCTGA
- a CDS encoding YggT family protein → MLIYLLLRIINFAIDAYLAVLFIRMLLDWASILFPRWYPRGFVAELINAVYMATEPPLRWLRRYIPPIRMGAIGLDVSFMVLYFLLVVLRVLI, encoded by the coding sequence ATGCTGATTTATCTGTTGTTGCGCATCATCAACTTTGCAATCGACGCGTACCTTGCGGTGCTGTTCATCCGTATGCTGCTGGACTGGGCCTCGATACTCTTCCCACGCTGGTATCCAAGAGGATTCGTGGCTGAGCTCATCAACGCCGTGTACATGGCGACCGAGCCTCCGCTGCGATGGCTGAGGCGCTACATTCCGCCGATCCGCATGGGTGCCATCGGATTGGATGTCAGCTTTATGGTGCTGTACTTCCTGCTCGTCGTGCTACGAGTGCTGATCTGA
- a CDS encoding DivIVA domain-containing protein — protein sequence MVLLTPKDIREHRFQLVRFKEGYNADEVDEFLDQVTETIEALGKQAVAGGQSTQALGPEVSSLNTKISDLTAQVQQLQNENTELKSVAAAASSNNDNDVLTAKLNEATAKLSETEEANRTLASSNEQLKGQVDQLNAQIDQLTAQAAQASGNQDAVAQQIAAVQQERDQFRAQSEQLRGQLEQFQANNQQLQAQGQQLQAQAGDLAKKLQESQKREEQLREQLSKVEPSTETGSLQKIAGAAASGGNEAERATAMLSLAMQLHDQYVDKGKAKAQELAEESQREYDALIAKANEYSNHSHGEADEYNKRTHAEADAYSAKTRNDADAYSQTTRAEADAYSEKTRQDADTYLSGKHNEADEYEAQVQRRASEYDQQTRTAADEYEAQVQKRASEYDQQTRTAADEYAQQVRDNLTHQSKVIEGNIQGLKQFETEYRARLTDFLNNLQQQVSDSNNYDKIEQPGQ from the coding sequence ATGGTTCTGTTGACGCCGAAGGACATCAGGGAACATCGTTTCCAGCTCGTGCGCTTCAAGGAAGGGTATAACGCTGACGAGGTCGACGAGTTCCTTGATCAGGTCACCGAGACCATTGAGGCTCTTGGTAAGCAGGCTGTCGCTGGCGGCCAGTCCACCCAGGCTCTTGGCCCGGAAGTCTCGTCGCTGAACACGAAGATCTCCGATCTTACTGCACAGGTGCAGCAGCTGCAGAACGAGAATACCGAACTGAAGAGCGTCGCTGCGGCTGCGTCCTCCAACAACGACAACGATGTTCTGACCGCCAAGCTGAACGAGGCCACCGCAAAGCTCTCCGAAACCGAAGAGGCGAACCGCACGCTTGCCTCCAGCAATGAGCAGCTGAAGGGCCAGGTCGATCAGCTGAACGCCCAGATCGACCAGCTCACCGCACAGGCGGCACAGGCTTCCGGCAATCAGGACGCCGTGGCCCAGCAGATCGCAGCGGTCCAGCAGGAGCGCGATCAGTTCCGCGCCCAGAGCGAACAGCTGCGCGGCCAGCTGGAGCAGTTCCAGGCCAACAACCAGCAGCTTCAGGCCCAGGGCCAGCAGCTTCAGGCTCAGGCCGGGGATCTCGCCAAGAAGCTTCAGGAATCCCAGAAGCGCGAAGAACAGCTGCGCGAACAGCTGTCCAAGGTCGAGCCGAGCACTGAAACCGGCTCCCTGCAGAAGATCGCCGGCGCCGCCGCAAGCGGTGGCAACGAGGCCGAACGCGCCACGGCAATGCTCTCCCTGGCCATGCAGCTGCATGATCAGTATGTCGACAAGGGCAAGGCCAAGGCTCAGGAGCTGGCCGAGGAAAGCCAGCGTGAGTATGACGCATTGATCGCCAAGGCCAACGAGTACTCCAACCATTCGCATGGCGAGGCCGACGAATACAACAAGCGCACCCATGCCGAGGCCGACGCCTACAGCGCGAAGACCCGCAACGATGCCGACGCCTATTCGCAGACCACGCGCGCCGAGGCCGACGCCTATTCCGAGAAGACCCGTCAGGATGCCGACACCTACCTGAGCGGCAAGCACAACGAGGCCGACGAATACGAGGCCCAGGTTCAGAGGCGTGCCTCCGAGTACGATCAGCAGACTCGTACCGCAGCCGACGAATACGAGGCCCAGGTTCAGAAGCGTGCCTCCGAGTACGATCAGCAGACTCGTACCGCAGCCGACGAATACGCTCAGCAGGTGCGTGACAACCTCACCCACCAGTCCAAGGTCATCGAAGGCAACATTCAGGGGCTCAAGCAGTTCGAGACCGAGTATCGTGCTCGCCTGACCGACTTCCTGAACAACCTGCAGCAGCAGGTGTCCGATAGCAACAACTACGACAAGATCGAGCAGCCTGGCCAGTGA
- a CDS encoding signal peptidase II: protein MSGKTLAGRPRVCVAVFVCVAAVALLLDQISKLWALSALSGGQSMRVIDGLLSFTLVRNPGASLGLGSNFTWVISILAMVACVVIVVLGLRTTSKAWAATLGCAFAGALGNLVDRVSYADGFLNGKVVDFIDYGWSVGNVADIFLTIAGVAIVAMILVNVPFSDEAQSAESVASAEASASASAASSAPSELESSEQGSKAQ, encoded by the coding sequence GTGAGTGGCAAGACTCTAGCGGGACGGCCACGCGTGTGCGTGGCCGTCTTTGTGTGCGTGGCGGCGGTGGCCCTGCTGCTTGATCAGATCAGCAAGCTGTGGGCATTGTCCGCATTGTCAGGCGGCCAGTCGATGCGAGTCATCGACGGTCTGCTGTCGTTCACACTGGTGCGTAATCCGGGCGCTTCGCTGGGCCTGGGATCGAACTTCACCTGGGTGATTTCCATACTCGCCATGGTGGCTTGCGTGGTCATCGTGGTGCTCGGCCTGCGTACCACGTCCAAGGCATGGGCCGCGACGCTCGGTTGCGCTTTTGCGGGAGCGCTCGGCAATCTCGTCGATCGCGTGAGCTATGCGGATGGGTTCTTGAACGGCAAGGTCGTGGATTTCATCGATTACGGATGGTCCGTGGGCAATGTTGCCGATATTTTCCTCACCATCGCCGGCGTGGCCATTGTAGCGATGATTCTGGTGAACGTGCCGTTTTCCGACGAAGCGCAGTCGGCCGAATCCGTCGCCTCCGCGGAAGCGTCGGCATCGGCGTCAGCAGCATCGTCTGCACCGTCCGAACTCGAATCAAGCGAACAGGGAAGTAAGGCTCAATGA
- a CDS encoding RluA family pseudouridine synthase gives MSRVVPAPDALVGARFDVAVSKMLGVSRSKAATLIDTGQVRVLDREITKSTTLQAGETVEIDLVEERKEPEPIANDMAIVYEDDDVVVVDKPVGVAAHASVGWTGPTVLGSLLDRGVHITAYGAAGRQGIVSRLDVGTSGLMLVCKSDLAYVEMRRQFAEHEVVKTYHALVQGNLKEDRATIEAPIGRAKVSDFRFCVTPAGKPAITHWDVMERFGSEATLVKVNLETGRTHQIRVHFSSIGHPLVGDHMYGANPVLAEDLNIERQWLHAMQLEFRHPRTHVWTTVTSSYPADLAHALDAMRARHADNGEAPAR, from the coding sequence ATGAGTCGTGTGGTTCCAGCTCCAGATGCGCTTGTCGGCGCACGTTTCGATGTGGCCGTCTCCAAGATGCTTGGTGTTTCACGGTCCAAGGCCGCCACGCTGATCGACACCGGTCAGGTGCGTGTGCTCGATCGCGAGATCACCAAATCCACTACGCTTCAGGCGGGGGAGACCGTGGAGATCGACCTGGTCGAGGAACGCAAGGAGCCGGAACCCATCGCCAACGATATGGCGATCGTGTACGAGGACGACGACGTGGTCGTGGTCGACAAGCCGGTCGGCGTGGCCGCGCACGCATCCGTAGGCTGGACGGGTCCGACCGTGCTGGGCAGCCTGCTCGATCGCGGCGTGCATATCACCGCGTATGGTGCCGCAGGCAGGCAGGGCATTGTCTCCCGGCTTGACGTGGGTACATCTGGGTTGATGCTGGTATGCAAATCCGATCTGGCCTATGTGGAGATGCGCCGGCAGTTCGCCGAGCATGAGGTGGTCAAAACCTACCATGCGCTCGTGCAAGGCAATCTCAAAGAAGACAGGGCGACCATCGAAGCGCCGATCGGGCGTGCGAAGGTCTCCGATTTCCGGTTCTGCGTTACGCCTGCCGGCAAGCCGGCCATCACGCATTGGGATGTGATGGAGCGCTTCGGCAGCGAGGCCACCCTGGTCAAAGTAAATTTGGAAACAGGGCGCACGCATCAGATCCGCGTGCATTTTTCGTCCATCGGGCATCCGCTGGTGGGCGACCACATGTATGGCGCGAACCCGGTGCTTGCCGAGGATCTGAACATCGAACGCCAGTGGCTGCACGCCATGCAGCTGGAATTCCGCCATCCACGCACACATGTGTGGACCACGGTGACCAGCTCGTACCCGGCCGATCTTGCGCATGCGCTGGACGCCATGCGGGCGCGGCACGCCGATAATGGCGAAGCCCCTGCCCGCTGA
- the dnaE gene encoding DNA polymerase III subunit alpha, with protein MSDSGNFVHLHNHTHYSLLDGASKIPELAKYAADLSMPAVGITDHGNMHGAYEMYTNCVKVGVKPIIGIEAYVTPETARQDKSRVHWGTEAQRRDDVSGGGLITHLTLWAENDEGLVNLIKASSVANLEGRVQRYPRMDKEVLSTYSKGVICGSGCPSGIIQTRLALGQFDEALRAAGELQDIFGKDNFFIEIMDHGLTIENRNIPGLLEIAKKLDAPLLATNDSHYVHAEDAEAQDAMLCINSGSHLDDPNRFKFDGTGYYLKPAEEMREIFKEFPGACDNTLEIAERCNVMFDDHEDGAFMPQFDCPEGWDEASLFLKKVEEGLERRYDNNVPEEVSKQADYECGVICQMQFCGYFLVVADYIQWVKDHGIMVGPGRGSAAGSMVAYAMGITELDPLKHGLIFERFLNPERVSLPDIDVDFDPEGRLHVIDYCGEKYGRDKVAQCVIYGVIKTKQALKDSARIMGYDFAMGDKVTKALPPSKNGKDASLKEIFDPTSKHYAEAREFRELYESDPDAHKIIDKAKTIEGLIRQTGVHACATIMGSEPITDTSPLLQRVDNTVTTTFEYHTCETLGLVKMDFLGLSNLTVIQDTLKNIVANGKDPVDYTKIPLDDKETYQLLARGDTLGVFQLDSDGMRALLKSLKPDNFNDISALIALYRPGPMDMDSHNNYAKRKNGLQKIEPIHPELEEPLKQVLDETYGLIVYQEQVQSAARILAGYSLGKADVLRRAMGKKKPEVLAKEKIPFFQGMKEHGYSEEAAQAVWDVLVPFSGYAFNKAHSAAYGLISYWTAYLKTHYPVEFMAALLQGTKDNKDKTALYLGEARRMGIQVLSPDVNESVYAYSAVGDVVRFGLGAIRNVGDKAVADIIAEREGKRGKFVNFMDFVRRVPLSALNRRLVESLIKAGAFDSIDPNRRALYQIHETAIESVVGLKRKEAEGQFDLFSDMDDADEQDVMGDASVTVPDVEEWDKKTKLNFEREMLGLYVSDHPLSGMTAVLAGLREMSIAHLIDRAKTMGEGQQVTIAGLVTNVDRRVSKRGNAWAIVTVEDLESSIQCMFFGKVYEAAAAELTVDQVVQIRGMVELRDETVSMRATEMQVPTLEAADERPVIITLPQAALDRRHMMQLGHVLTNHPGYCEVKLAVMDAKGNAEVMTFGDRFRVKRDTSLFAEIKILFGPSCLPTA; from the coding sequence ATGTCTGATTCGGGAAACTTCGTACATCTGCACAATCACACGCATTATTCGCTGCTGGACGGCGCGTCGAAAATCCCCGAATTGGCGAAATACGCGGCCGATCTCAGTATGCCGGCAGTTGGCATCACCGATCACGGCAACATGCATGGCGCCTACGAGATGTATACCAACTGCGTCAAAGTTGGCGTCAAGCCGATTATCGGCATCGAAGCGTATGTGACGCCGGAAACCGCCCGTCAGGATAAAAGCCGCGTGCATTGGGGCACCGAAGCCCAGCGGCGCGACGACGTGTCCGGCGGCGGTCTGATCACCCACCTGACGTTGTGGGCGGAGAACGACGAGGGCTTGGTGAACCTCATCAAAGCCAGTTCCGTAGCCAACCTTGAAGGCCGCGTGCAACGCTACCCGCGTATGGATAAAGAGGTGCTTTCCACCTATTCCAAGGGTGTGATCTGCGGGTCCGGCTGCCCGTCTGGCATCATCCAGACCAGGCTTGCGCTGGGCCAGTTTGACGAGGCACTGCGTGCGGCAGGCGAATTGCAGGACATTTTCGGCAAAGACAATTTCTTCATCGAGATCATGGACCATGGGCTGACCATCGAAAACCGCAATATCCCCGGTCTGCTCGAAATCGCCAAGAAGCTCGATGCACCGCTGCTGGCCACGAACGATTCCCACTACGTGCACGCCGAGGATGCGGAGGCGCAGGACGCCATGTTGTGCATCAACTCCGGCAGTCATCTGGACGATCCTAACCGTTTCAAATTCGACGGCACGGGCTACTACCTGAAGCCCGCCGAGGAGATGCGCGAGATCTTCAAGGAATTCCCGGGGGCATGCGACAACACGCTGGAAATTGCCGAACGGTGCAACGTGATGTTCGACGATCACGAGGACGGCGCGTTCATGCCGCAGTTCGACTGCCCCGAAGGCTGGGATGAGGCGTCGCTCTTCCTGAAGAAGGTGGAGGAAGGCCTGGAACGCCGGTACGACAACAATGTGCCGGAGGAGGTGTCCAAGCAGGCCGACTACGAGTGCGGTGTGATCTGCCAGATGCAGTTCTGCGGCTACTTCCTGGTGGTGGCCGACTACATCCAGTGGGTGAAGGACCACGGCATCATGGTGGGGCCGGGGCGTGGCTCCGCGGCAGGTTCGATGGTGGCCTATGCCATGGGCATCACCGAACTCGACCCGTTGAAGCATGGTCTGATCTTCGAACGCTTCCTGAACCCGGAACGTGTGTCGCTGCCTGATATCGATGTCGATTTCGACCCGGAGGGGCGTCTGCACGTCATCGACTACTGCGGTGAGAAGTACGGCCGCGACAAGGTGGCGCAGTGCGTGATCTACGGTGTGATCAAAACCAAGCAGGCGTTGAAGGATTCCGCACGCATCATGGGCTACGACTTTGCCATGGGCGACAAGGTCACCAAGGCGCTGCCGCCGAGCAAGAACGGCAAGGACGCGAGCCTGAAGGAGATCTTCGATCCCACGTCGAAGCATTATGCCGAGGCGCGTGAGTTCCGCGAACTGTATGAGTCCGATCCGGACGCGCACAAGATCATCGACAAGGCGAAGACCATCGAGGGGCTGATCCGCCAGACCGGTGTGCACGCCTGCGCCACCATCATGGGTAGCGAGCCGATCACCGATACTTCGCCGCTGCTGCAGCGCGTGGATAACACCGTCACCACCACGTTCGAATACCATACGTGCGAAACGCTGGGTCTGGTCAAGATGGATTTCCTTGGCCTGTCCAACTTGACGGTCATCCAGGACACGTTGAAGAACATCGTGGCCAACGGCAAGGACCCGGTGGACTACACCAAGATTCCGCTGGACGACAAGGAAACCTACCAGCTGTTGGCGCGTGGCGACACTCTGGGCGTGTTCCAGCTTGATTCCGACGGCATGCGTGCGCTGCTCAAATCGTTGAAGCCCGATAACTTCAACGATATTTCCGCACTGATCGCGTTGTACCGCCCGGGCCCGATGGATATGGATTCGCATAACAACTATGCGAAGCGTAAGAACGGATTGCAGAAGATCGAGCCGATCCACCCGGAGCTGGAGGAGCCGCTCAAGCAGGTGCTCGACGAGACGTACGGTCTGATCGTGTACCAGGAGCAGGTGCAGTCGGCGGCGCGAATCCTGGCGGGCTATTCGCTGGGCAAGGCAGACGTGCTGCGCCGAGCCATGGGCAAGAAGAAGCCGGAGGTGCTGGCCAAGGAGAAGATCCCGTTCTTCCAGGGCATGAAGGAGCACGGGTATTCCGAAGAGGCCGCGCAGGCCGTGTGGGATGTGCTCGTGCCGTTCTCCGGCTATGCGTTCAACAAGGCGCATTCCGCCGCATACGGTTTGATCTCGTATTGGACGGCGTATCTGAAGACGCATTACCCGGTCGAGTTCATGGCCGCGTTGCTGCAGGGCACCAAGGACAACAAGGACAAGACCGCGTTGTACTTGGGCGAGGCTAGGCGCATGGGCATCCAGGTGCTGTCGCCGGATGTGAATGAATCCGTGTACGCCTACTCCGCTGTGGGCGACGTGGTGCGCTTCGGTTTGGGCGCCATCCGCAACGTGGGTGATAAGGCCGTGGCCGACATCATCGCCGAGCGTGAGGGCAAGCGCGGCAAGTTCGTGAACTTCATGGACTTCGTGCGTCGTGTGCCGCTCAGCGCGTTGAACCGTCGTTTGGTGGAATCGCTGATCAAGGCCGGCGCGTTCGATTCGATTGATCCGAATCGTCGTGCGCTGTATCAGATTCACGAAACCGCTATCGAATCGGTGGTGGGTTTGAAGCGCAAGGAGGCCGAAGGCCAGTTTGATCTGTTCAGCGACATGGATGATGCCGACGAACAGGATGTGATGGGCGACGCTTCCGTCACCGTGCCCGATGTGGAGGAGTGGGATAAGAAGACCAAGCTGAATTTCGAACGCGAGATGCTGGGCCTGTATGTGTCCGACCATCCGCTGTCCGGTATGACGGCTGTGCTTGCCGGGTTGCGTGAGATGTCGATCGCGCATCTGATCGACAGGGCCAAGACCATGGGCGAGGGCCAGCAGGTGACCATCGCCGGTCTGGTCACCAACGTGGACCGCCGCGTGTCCAAGCGTGGCAATGCGTGGGCGATTGTGACCGTCGAGGATCTGGAAAGCTCGATTCAGTGCATGTTCTTCGGCAAGGTGTATGAGGCGGCGGCCGCCGAGCTTACCGTCGATCAGGTGGTGCAGATCCGGGGCATGGTGGAACTGCGCGACGAGACGGTGAGCATGCGCGCCACCGAAATGCAGGTGCCTACGTTGGAGGCGGCGGACGAACGGCCGGTGATCATTACCCTGCCGCAGGCTGCGCTGGATCGGCGGCATATGATGCAGCTGGGGCATGTGCTGACGAATCATCCGGGGTATTGCGAGGTGAAGCTTGCGGTTATGGATGCCAAAGGCAACGCCGAGGTGATGACGTTCGGCGACCGGTTCCGGGTGAAGCGTGACACCAGTTTGTTCGCCGAGATCAAGATCCTGTTCGGCCCAAGCTGCCTTCCCACCGCCTAG
- a CDS encoding carbohydrate kinase family protein, with protein sequence MTKPIVLSLGELLWDMLPTGKRAGGAPVNFAYHAMKNGAEGYSISAVGEDELGDELLAETAKAGIHAVIQRNAWPTSTVEVELRNGIPEYTIIKGVAWDHILYTRQLIDIVQQADAICYGTLALRSPESHATITELLKHAKPEAMKFFDINLRGDHYSKELIEELLGYATVFKINDEELLLLRDMFDIRGTSGEDACHWFMDKFDLDYVILTAGAAYSTIISKKGETSTVDTARVEVVDTVGAGDSFSGTFTARILQGDSLVEAHRKAVNTSAFVCTQNGAWPEYPEQIPDYLAAAGK encoded by the coding sequence ATGACCAAGCCAATCGTGCTCTCCCTCGGCGAACTGCTCTGGGACATGCTCCCCACCGGCAAGCGCGCAGGCGGCGCCCCCGTCAACTTCGCCTACCACGCCATGAAGAACGGCGCCGAAGGCTACTCCATCAGCGCCGTCGGCGAAGACGAACTCGGCGACGAACTGCTGGCCGAAACCGCCAAGGCAGGCATCCACGCCGTCATCCAACGCAACGCATGGCCCACCTCCACCGTCGAAGTCGAACTGCGCAACGGCATCCCGGAGTACACCATCATCAAGGGCGTTGCATGGGACCACATCCTCTACACCCGTCAGCTCATCGACATCGTGCAGCAGGCCGACGCCATCTGCTACGGCACCCTGGCCCTGCGCTCCCCCGAATCCCACGCCACCATCACCGAACTGCTCAAGCACGCCAAGCCCGAAGCAATGAAGTTCTTCGACATCAACCTGCGCGGCGACCACTACTCCAAGGAACTCATCGAAGAACTGCTCGGCTACGCCACCGTATTCAAGATCAACGACGAAGAGCTCCTGCTCCTGCGCGACATGTTCGACATCCGCGGCACCTCCGGTGAAGACGCATGCCACTGGTTCATGGACAAGTTCGACCTCGACTACGTGATCCTGACCGCCGGCGCCGCCTACTCCACCATCATCTCCAAGAAGGGCGAAACCTCCACCGTCGACACCGCGCGCGTGGAAGTAGTCGACACCGTTGGCGCAGGCGACTCCTTCTCCGGCACGTTCACCGCACGCATCCTGCAGGGCGATTCCCTGGTCGAAGCGCACCGCAAGGCCGTGAACACCTCCGCCTTCGTATGCACCCAGAACGGCGCATGGCCGGAGTACCCGGAGCAGATCCCGGATTACCTCGCCGCAGCCGGCAAGTAA